In Lacrimispora indolis DSM 755, a genomic segment contains:
- a CDS encoding diaminopimelate decarboxylase encodes MEKRPFVTKEKLEEIVKEYPTPFHLYDEKGIRENAQKLKDAFSWNKGYREYFAVKATPNPFILNILKDYGCGADCSSMTELMMSDCLGFSGSDIMFSSNNTPVEEFQYADKIGGIINLDDITHIEFLKKAIGHIPETISCRYNPGGIFKISNDIMDNPGDSKYGMTTEQMFEAFRILKSNGAKHFGIHAFLASNTVTNEYYPLLAKVLFELAVKLQKDTGAHISFINLSGGIGIPYRPGQDANDIKAIGEGVREVYEEILVPEGMGDVAIYTELGRFMLGPYGGLVTKAIHEKHTHKEYIGVDACAVNLMRPAMYGAYHHITVMGKEGDVCGRKYDVVGSLCENNDKFAIDRMLPEISKGDLLFIHDTGAHGYAMGYNYNGKLKSAELLLKEDGSVQMIRRAETPKDYFATFDFCDILKDMEY; translated from the coding sequence ATGGAGAAGAGACCATTTGTTACGAAAGAGAAGTTAGAGGAAATTGTGAAAGAATATCCTACGCCTTTTCATTTATACGATGAAAAAGGGATCAGGGAGAATGCCCAGAAGCTAAAGGACGCGTTTTCCTGGAATAAAGGGTACCGGGAGTATTTTGCAGTAAAGGCCACACCAAATCCGTTTATCTTAAATATTTTAAAGGATTATGGGTGCGGAGCGGATTGCTCATCCATGACAGAGCTTATGATGTCCGATTGCCTGGGCTTTTCCGGCTCTGATATTATGTTTTCTTCCAACAACACCCCTGTTGAGGAATTCCAGTATGCGGATAAAATCGGAGGGATCATCAACTTAGATGATATCACTCATATTGAGTTCCTTAAAAAAGCCATCGGACATATTCCGGAGACCATTAGCTGCCGTTATAATCCAGGCGGCATATTTAAGATCAGCAACGATATCATGGATAATCCGGGAGATTCCAAATATGGGATGACAACAGAGCAGATGTTTGAGGCATTCCGCATATTAAAAAGCAATGGGGCCAAGCATTTTGGAATCCATGCATTTTTAGCCAGCAACACGGTGACCAATGAATATTATCCTCTTCTTGCAAAGGTGCTTTTTGAACTTGCCGTAAAGCTTCAAAAGGATACAGGAGCCCATATCTCCTTTATCAATCTGTCAGGAGGGATCGGAATTCCTTATCGTCCGGGGCAGGATGCAAACGACATTAAGGCCATCGGAGAGGGAGTCAGGGAAGTCTATGAAGAAATCCTGGTTCCGGAGGGCATGGGAGATGTGGCCATTTATACGGAGCTTGGACGCTTCATGCTGGGACCTTACGGCGGACTGGTCACAAAGGCTATCCATGAAAAACATACCCACAAGGAATACATCGGCGTGGATGCCTGTGCGGTGAACTTAATGAGGCCGGCCATGTATGGGGCTTACCATCATATCACTGTCATGGGAAAAGAGGGAGATGTGTGCGGCCGCAAATACGATGTGGTGGGATCTCTTTGTGAAAATAATGACAAGTTTGCCATAGACAGAATGCTGCCGGAGATATCCAAAGGCGATCTGCTTTTCATTCACGATACAGGCGCTCACGGTTATGCTATGGGCTATAATTATAACGGAAAATTAAAGTCAGCGGAACTTCTTCTGAAGGAAGACGGGTCTGTCCAGATGATCCGCAGGGCCGAGACTCCTAAGGATTATTTTGCTACCTTTGATTTCTGTGACATATTAAAAGATATGGAATATTAA
- the pyk gene encoding pyruvate kinase, whose amino-acid sequence MKRTKIICTMGPNTNDRALMKALAEHGMDVARFNFSHGDYEEQKMRLDALKSIREELDIPIAALLDTKGPEIRTGLLKDGRKVNLKEGDTYVLTTEEIIGDETKGHINYDGLNEDVSSGNRILIDDGLIELEVLKVKGKEIICKIINGGELGERKGVNVPNVKVKLPALTDKDKMDIKFGIEQGFDFIAASFVRTADAIYEIKKILEDHGSNISVIAKIENAEGIENLDDIIEASDGIMVARGDMGVEIPAQEVPFIQKRIIQKCNEACKPVITATQMLDSMIRNPRPTRAEVTDVANAVYDGTDAVMLSGETAMGKYPIEALSMMASIVEETEKHLDYNAYRERKVSAVNIHNVSNAVCYSSVSTAHDLGANVIVAPSITGFTARLLSKWRPESQIIGLSPSSSALRQMQLYWGVKPFHAKRAESTDVLIYSSLELLKAKGIVKENDTVVVTAGVVSPVRKNEPAAHTNIMRVVTVD is encoded by the coding sequence ATGAAGAGAACCAAGATTATATGCACTATGGGACCCAATACCAATGATCGCGCACTGATGAAGGCACTTGCCGAGCATGGCATGGATGTTGCCAGATTCAACTTCTCACACGGCGATTATGAAGAGCAGAAGATGCGCCTGGATGCACTGAAGAGCATCCGCGAGGAACTGGACATTCCGATTGCTGCACTTCTTGATACAAAAGGGCCTGAGATCCGTACCGGACTTTTAAAGGATGGCAGAAAGGTAAATTTAAAAGAGGGAGATACCTATGTCCTGACAACAGAAGAAATCATTGGTGATGAAACAAAAGGACATATCAATTATGACGGCCTGAATGAAGACGTGTCCTCCGGAAACCGTATCCTCATTGACGATGGCCTGATCGAACTGGAAGTCCTTAAGGTAAAGGGAAAGGAAATTATCTGTAAGATCATCAACGGAGGCGAGCTGGGAGAGAGAAAGGGCGTCAATGTGCCCAATGTAAAGGTAAAGCTTCCTGCACTTACGGATAAGGATAAAATGGATATAAAGTTCGGCATTGAGCAGGGCTTTGATTTCATTGCAGCTTCCTTTGTCCGCACGGCAGACGCTATTTATGAAATAAAGAAAATCCTGGAGGATCATGGTTCCAATATTTCCGTTATCGCCAAGATCGAAAATGCAGAAGGCATTGAAAACCTTGATGATATCATCGAAGCCAGCGACGGAATCATGGTTGCCCGCGGCGATATGGGAGTTGAGATCCCGGCACAGGAGGTTCCGTTTATCCAGAAACGGATCATACAGAAGTGCAACGAAGCCTGCAAGCCTGTTATTACAGCCACCCAGATGCTGGATTCCATGATCCGCAATCCCCGCCCAACCAGAGCCGAGGTGACGGACGTGGCAAATGCTGTTTATGACGGGACGGATGCAGTGATGCTTTCCGGTGAGACCGCCATGGGCAAATATCCGATTGAGGCTCTTTCCATGATGGCTTCCATTGTGGAGGAAACAGAAAAGCATCTGGATTACAATGCATACAGAGAGCGTAAGGTTTCTGCCGTCAATATCCACAATGTATCCAATGCAGTATGTTATTCTTCCGTTTCCACAGCCCATGACCTGGGAGCGAATGTGATCGTGGCACCAAGTATCACCGGATTTACTGCAAGGCTGCTGTCCAAATGGAGACCGGAAAGCCAGATCATCGGTTTATCCCCAAGCTCTTCCGCCCTTCGCCAGATGCAGCTATACTGGGGCGTAAAGCCATTTCATGCAAAACGCGCGGAATCCACTGACGTTTTAATTTATTCCTCCCTGGAGCTGTTAAAAGCAAAGGGGATCGTTAAAGAAAATGATACGGTAGTTGTCACTGCAGGCGTGGTGAGTCCGGTGAGAAAGAACGAACCGGCAGCTCATACAAATATCATGCGGGTCGTTACCGTAGATTAA
- a CDS encoding M20 family metallopeptidase codes for MENHQSDATFLTQALIRIDSTDPGAYEKNIGEYIFKSLSSLSIPVIKKEVLPGRYNIMAKIQGEIDDPALVYICHMDTVTIGDGWTADPFGAEIIDGKIYGRGACDMKSGLACALSAFSSIAEEAASGKTPKHSFVFIGTVDEEDFMRGVEDVIKEGWVTEKSFVLDTEPTNGQIQVAHKGRTWFEIIITGVTAHASTPWKGADAIAAMAELISSIRRKIGECPSHEDLGISTVTFGQIQGGYRPYVVPDRCKVWIDMRLVPPIDTASAVSIVEQAISEASLAVPGITASYTITGDRPYIEKDENSPLLKALKAAAEETTGKPVSVTFFPGYTDTAVIAGKLHNHNCMSYGPGDLEMAHKPDEFVPCEDILRCQEVLTRLARSILF; via the coding sequence ATGGAAAATCATCAATCCGATGCCACTTTTCTGACACAGGCCCTGATCCGCATCGACAGTACGGACCCCGGAGCATACGAAAAAAATATCGGAGAATATATTTTCAAAAGCCTGTCTTCCCTGTCCATCCCTGTCATAAAAAAGGAGGTCCTTCCGGGCCGTTATAATATTATGGCAAAAATACAGGGGGAAATCGATGACCCTGCCCTTGTTTACATCTGCCATATGGATACGGTGACCATTGGAGACGGCTGGACAGCAGACCCATTTGGGGCAGAAATCATAGATGGAAAGATCTACGGAAGGGGAGCCTGTGACATGAAATCCGGTCTGGCCTGTGCCCTTTCTGCCTTTTCCTCCATTGCAGAAGAAGCGGCATCAGGAAAGACTCCCAAGCATTCCTTTGTTTTCATTGGAACCGTTGATGAAGAGGATTTTATGCGGGGCGTTGAAGATGTGATAAAAGAAGGCTGGGTAACGGAAAAAAGCTTTGTCCTGGATACGGAGCCTACCAACGGACAGATTCAGGTGGCTCATAAAGGGCGTACCTGGTTTGAGATCATAATCACCGGAGTAACGGCCCATGCAAGCACCCCCTGGAAGGGAGCCGATGCCATTGCAGCCATGGCTGAACTCATTTCTTCCATACGACGCAAAATCGGAGAATGCCCCTCCCACGAGGATCTGGGCATATCCACAGTCACATTCGGCCAGATCCAGGGTGGATACCGCCCCTATGTAGTCCCTGACCGCTGCAAGGTGTGGATCGACATGCGCCTGGTCCCGCCCATTGACACGGCTTCTGCCGTTTCCATAGTGGAACAGGCTATCAGTGAAGCTTCCCTGGCTGTCCCCGGAATCACCGCTTCCTATACCATCACAGGGGACAGACCTTATATTGAAAAGGATGAAAACTCTCCCTTATTAAAAGCGCTGAAGGCCGCCGCGGAAGAAACCACAGGAAAACCGGTTTCTGTCACGTTCTTCCCAGGCTATACGGATACTGCCGTCATTGCAGGAAAGCTTCACAACCACAACTGCATGTCCTATGGCCCGGGTGATTTAGAGATGGCCCATAAGCCGGATGAATTTGTCCCCTGTGAAGATATCCTACGGTGCCAGGAGGTGCTCACCAGACTGGCCCGCTCCATCCTCTTTTAG
- a CDS encoding rhomboid family intramembrane serine protease, protein MKFFYNLERRFRKYAIPNLMYYIIGMYGVGLLMEMLAPGFYWNYLSLDAGKILGGQVWRIATFMIYPPGGGIFMSLISMYLYYMLGVNLERIWGAFRFNVYFFMGVIGHVAAALIVYIFMGKTVYLTTEFLNYSLFFAFAATFPDLEFLLFFVIPIKAKWLAIFNGIYFLYGFITGNIATRVTIFMSLLNFILFFLLTRNLSRFNPKEIKRKQNFHKQMKIKPQGWTHHRCAVCGRTEKDSPNLEFRYCSKCEGSYEYCSEHLYTHKHVTQSNPTTGDTTN, encoded by the coding sequence ATGAAGTTTTTTTATAATCTTGAACGCAGATTCAGAAAGTATGCAATTCCGAATCTGATGTACTATATCATTGGCATGTACGGTGTGGGATTGTTGATGGAGATGCTCGCACCGGGATTTTACTGGAATTACTTATCACTTGACGCAGGAAAGATACTGGGCGGTCAGGTGTGGAGGATTGCTACTTTCATGATTTACCCGCCGGGAGGCGGCATTTTCATGAGCCTGATCAGCATGTATTTATACTACATGCTGGGAGTGAACTTAGAGAGGATCTGGGGAGCATTCCGTTTTAACGTTTACTTCTTCATGGGAGTCATCGGTCATGTGGCGGCGGCGCTGATCGTGTATATTTTCATGGGAAAGACGGTGTACTTAACAACGGAATTTCTTAATTATTCCCTGTTTTTTGCTTTTGCCGCCACGTTTCCGGATCTGGAATTCCTTTTGTTTTTCGTGATTCCCATAAAAGCCAAATGGCTGGCCATCTTTAACGGAATTTACTTCCTGTATGGCTTTATTACCGGCAACATTGCCACCAGAGTCACTATATTTATGTCGTTATTGAACTTTATCCTCTTTTTCCTTTTGACCCGGAATTTAAGCAGGTTCAATCCAAAGGAGATCAAAAGAAAGCAGAATTTTCATAAGCAGATGAAGATAAAGCCCCAGGGCTGGACGCACCATCGGTGCGCCGTGTGCGGGCGGACCGAAAAGGACTCCCCGAACCTGGAATTCCGTTATTGTTCAAAATGTGAAGGCAGTTATGAATACTGTTCCGAGCATTTATATACACATAAACATGTAACACAGTCCAACCCCACAACCGGTGATACGACCAACTAG
- a CDS encoding S8 family peptidase, with product MNHVREAIHCEAAHGMGYTGRGIGVAVLDTGIYLHEDFEHRVAAFVDIVHRRRDTYDDNGHGTHISGIIAGNGSASGGTYMGVAPECHIIMLKVLDKKGNGYASDVLAGLKWIRDNRERYGIRIVNISVGSFSKKGMTENSVLVRGVNAAWDDGLVVCVAAGNMGPGMNTITTPGISRKVITVGCSDDYKEVNVMGNRMIDYSGRGPTGACICKPEIIAPGAGIMSCANEAGQYFTKSGTSMSTPLVSGAIALLLQKYPYMSNRDVKLMLRERAVDLGLPMNQQGWGLLDVEKLLA from the coding sequence GTGAATCATGTAAGAGAAGCGATACACTGTGAGGCGGCCCATGGCATGGGCTATACAGGACGTGGAATAGGAGTTGCAGTTCTCGATACGGGGATTTATCTTCATGAGGACTTTGAACATAGAGTGGCGGCTTTTGTAGACATTGTGCACCGCAGAAGGGATACCTATGACGATAACGGTCATGGGACCCACATTTCAGGAATCATCGCAGGGAACGGCAGTGCTTCCGGCGGAACGTATATGGGGGTTGCACCGGAATGTCATATCATCATGCTAAAGGTTTTGGATAAGAAAGGAAACGGCTATGCTTCTGATGTGCTGGCCGGGCTTAAGTGGATCCGTGACAACAGAGAAAGGTATGGGATCAGAATTGTAAATATCTCAGTTGGTTCCTTTTCAAAAAAAGGGATGACAGAAAATTCTGTTCTTGTGCGGGGGGTGAATGCAGCCTGGGATGACGGGCTGGTGGTCTGTGTGGCAGCAGGAAACATGGGACCGGGCATGAACACCATCACCACCCCCGGGATCAGCCGTAAGGTGATCACTGTGGGCTGCTCCGATGATTATAAAGAAGTCAATGTTATGGGAAACCGGATGATCGATTATTCCGGAAGAGGCCCTACCGGTGCCTGCATCTGCAAGCCGGAGATCATTGCTCCGGGCGCAGGGATCATGAGCTGTGCCAATGAAGCGGGACAGTATTTTACCAAAAGCGGGACCTCCATGTCAACGCCCCTGGTATCAGGGGCGATCGCACTTCTTCTACAGAAGTATCCCTATATGAGCAACCGGGACGTAAAGCTGATGTTAAGGGAACGGGCGGTGGATCTGGGGCTTCCCATGAACCAGCAGGGCTGGGGGCTGCTTGATGTGGAGAAGCTTTTGGCGTAA
- a CDS encoding magnesium transporter CorA family protein, whose translation MIQIYKTEDGLIQQKDELSPGSWIALTDPTATEILEIANTCKIDPDDLRAPLDEEERSRIQTEDHYTLILVDVPSIEERGGKDWYVTIPMGIITTEEAIVTVCLEDTTVLNAFMDGRVRDFHTYMKTRFILQILYKNASLYLQYLRIIDKKSGVVEEKLHKSTKNRELIELLELEKSLVYFTTSLRSNEMVLEKLMRNEKIKKYPEDTELLEDVIIENKQAIEMANIYSGILSGTMDAFASVISNNLNIVMKFLATITIVMSIPTMVASFYGMNVNSRGIPFANSPYGFAIVLGLTLALTLIVAWIFSKKDLF comes from the coding sequence ATGATTCAGATTTATAAAACAGAAGACGGCCTGATTCAGCAAAAGGATGAGCTTTCTCCGGGTTCCTGGATTGCCCTTACAGACCCTACTGCCACGGAGATCCTGGAAATCGCCAACACCTGTAAAATCGATCCTGATGACTTAAGAGCGCCCCTTGATGAGGAAGAGCGTTCCCGTATCCAGACAGAGGACCATTACACGCTCATCCTGGTTGACGTTCCTTCCATAGAGGAGCGTGGCGGCAAGGACTGGTATGTAACCATACCAATGGGGATCATAACCACGGAAGAAGCCATTGTTACGGTCTGTCTGGAAGACACTACTGTTCTCAATGCATTTATGGACGGCAGGGTGAGGGATTTTCATACGTATATGAAAACCAGGTTTATTCTGCAGATCCTGTATAAGAATGCATCCTTGTACCTGCAATATCTAAGAATCATTGATAAGAAAAGCGGAGTGGTCGAAGAGAAGCTTCACAAATCCACCAAGAACCGGGAGCTTATTGAGCTTTTGGAGCTGGAAAAGAGCCTTGTGTACTTTACCACATCCCTGCGTTCCAATGAGATGGTGCTTGAAAAGCTCATGAGAAATGAAAAAATCAAAAAGTATCCGGAGGATACGGAGCTTTTGGAAGACGTCATCATTGAGAACAAGCAGGCCATTGAGATGGCAAATATCTACAGCGGAATTTTAAGCGGAACAATGGACGCTTTTGCTTCCGTTATATCAAACAACTTAAATATTGTAATGAAGTTTCTGGCAACCATTACCATTGTCATGTCCATACCAACCATGGTGGCAAGCTTTTATGGAATGAACGTCAATTCCAGGGGAATCCCCTTTGCGAACAGTCCTTACGGCTTTGCCATTGTTTTAGGCCTGACCCTGGCCCTGACGCTGATCGTTGCGTGGATTTTTTCCAAAAAGGATCTGTTCTAG
- a CDS encoding nucleotidyltransferase domain-containing protein, producing MHNKEITTKENLMEVLNLLDSLKIKYWIDGGWGVDILLGRQNREHRDIDVDFDGIFTEVLLEVLKEKGYKVVTDWSPVRIELYHPDLGYIDIHPLAISEDGSAKQAGLNDDWYDFKAEWFTKALFQDRIIPCISVEAQKIFHSGYELREVDKIDMKNLDRLISGIDKM from the coding sequence ATGCACAATAAAGAAATTACTACGAAAGAAAATCTGATGGAAGTGTTGAACTTACTGGACAGCTTAAAGATAAAATATTGGATAGACGGTGGCTGGGGCGTAGATATTTTACTTGGAAGGCAAAACAGGGAACACAGAGACATTGATGTGGATTTTGATGGAATATTTACGGAGGTCTTATTAGAGGTTTTGAAAGAAAAAGGATATAAAGTTGTGACTGATTGGAGTCCGGTACGCATTGAATTGTATCATCCGGATTTAGGGTATATAGATATTCATCCATTGGCCATAAGTGAAGACGGAAGTGCAAAACAGGCCGGATTAAATGATGACTGGTATGATTTCAAGGCAGAATGGTTTACAAAGGCCTTGTTTCAAGATCGGATTATTCCGTGTATTTCGGTGGAAGCTCAGAAAATATTTCACAGTGGCTACGAGCTTAGAGAAGTTGATAAAATTGATATGAAAAACCTGGATAGGCTCATATCAGGGATTGATAAGATGTAA